One Mycobacterium marseillense DNA window includes the following coding sequences:
- a CDS encoding flavin reductase family protein, with translation MADPETEAFDKLVALLNYPMFVVTTQANGTPAGCLVGFASQASIHPPRFLVGLSQRNHTFRTARDATHLAVHVFDHDHLGVVELFGSQTSDKIDKFARCSWHSGPDGMPILDEAAAWFVGEILERFPLGDHVGHLLAPVGGSPPQELESWVSFGDVRQLEPGHEA, from the coding sequence ATGGCCGACCCCGAAACCGAAGCATTCGACAAGCTTGTGGCGCTGCTGAACTATCCGATGTTCGTCGTCACCACGCAGGCCAACGGGACCCCGGCCGGCTGCCTGGTGGGTTTCGCCAGCCAGGCCAGCATTCACCCGCCCCGCTTCCTGGTCGGCCTGTCGCAGCGCAACCACACCTTCCGCACGGCCCGCGACGCCACCCACCTGGCGGTGCACGTGTTCGACCACGATCACCTCGGCGTCGTGGAGCTCTTCGGCAGCCAGACCAGCGACAAAATCGACAAGTTCGCCCGCTGCTCCTGGCATTCGGGCCCCGACGGGATGCCCATCCTCGACGAGGCGGCCGCCTGGTTCGTCGGCGAGATCCTGGAGCGCTTCCCGCTGGGCGACCACGTCGGGCACCTGCTGGCGCCGGTCGGCGGCAGCCCGCCACAGGAGCTGGAAAGCTGGGTGTCGTTCGGCGACGTCCGCCAACTCGAACCCGGCCACGAGGCGTGA
- a CDS encoding SDR family NAD(P)-dependent oxidoreductase, with product MGVSGAARVAVVTGASRGAGRGIAAALAARDWRVYATSRTISDAPPGVVPVRVDHGDDGAVKGLFDRVHDECGRLDLLVNNAASISDALVSPKPFWEKPLELADVLDVGLRSSYVASWCAAPLLVAAGRGLIAFTSSPGSVCYMHGPAYGAQKAGVDKMVADMAVDFRGTGVATVSIWMGILLTEKLRAAFSADPAALTATAEHAETPEFTGHVIDALFGDARLAEVSGQALIGAELGQRYGIVDEGGRRPPSHRDMLGSPRMPSSVVVR from the coding sequence ATTGGCGTGAGTGGTGCAGCGCGGGTCGCCGTCGTCACCGGAGCCAGCCGCGGCGCGGGACGTGGTATCGCGGCCGCGCTCGCCGCCCGCGACTGGCGGGTGTATGCGACGAGCCGCACCATCAGCGACGCTCCGCCCGGCGTCGTGCCCGTTCGTGTCGATCATGGTGACGACGGCGCCGTCAAGGGCTTGTTCGACCGCGTACACGATGAGTGCGGGCGCCTTGACCTTCTGGTCAACAACGCCGCGTCAATCTCCGATGCGCTGGTCAGCCCAAAGCCCTTCTGGGAGAAGCCACTCGAGCTGGCTGATGTGCTCGATGTGGGATTGCGGTCGTCCTACGTGGCGTCGTGGTGCGCCGCGCCGCTGCTCGTCGCCGCCGGCCGGGGTCTGATCGCGTTCACGTCGTCGCCGGGGTCGGTGTGCTACATGCACGGTCCCGCGTACGGCGCGCAGAAGGCCGGCGTCGACAAGATGGTCGCGGACATGGCCGTGGACTTCCGGGGCACCGGGGTCGCGACGGTGTCGATCTGGATGGGCATCCTGCTGACCGAAAAGCTGCGTGCCGCTTTCAGTGCGGATCCGGCGGCGTTGACGGCGACGGCCGAGCATGCCGAAACACCCGAATTCACTGGACATGTGATCGATGCGCTGTTCGGCGATGCGCGCTTGGCGGAGGTGAGCGGGCAGGCGCTGATCGGGGCGGAACTTGGCCAGCGTTACGGCATCGTCGACGAGGGCGGCCGCCGCCCGCCCTCGCACCGGGACATGCTCGGTTCTCCCCGGATGCCGAGCAGCGTCGTGGTGCGCTAG
- a CDS encoding HNH endonuclease signature motif containing protein has protein sequence MGSSTREEIVEVFDALDAELDRLCAFSFEVLTTPERLNVLERIERIARRVRVPGHTVINELRAQATTTELGDTLGGALAERLRISTADAGRRVAEAADLGERRALTGEALTPTLGATAAAQRRGLIGEAHVRIIRSFFAELPAEIDPGTRAHVEADLASQASRFGPGELQQYARRAMGWLNPDGTLKDGERARKRGIILGPQQYDGMSALRGYLTPELRATFEPVLAKLGAPGACNPDDETPIIDEVPDQDAVRRDLRTPAQRNHDALLAGLRALLACGKLGCHNGLPVSVVVTTTLHDLEAAAGKGVSGGGSLVPMSDLIRMASHAHHYLAIFDRGKALALHHTKRLASPAQRIMLYSKDRGCTKPGCDAPAYHSQVHHVTGWTATHRSDIDDLTLACGPDNRLVEKGWTTRKNAHGDTEWLPPAHLDHGQPRTNTYHHPERNLNYDQDDDPV, from the coding sequence ATGGGTTCGAGCACGCGCGAGGAGATCGTCGAGGTCTTTGATGCGCTCGATGCCGAGCTGGACCGGTTGTGCGCGTTTTCTTTTGAGGTGTTGACCACTCCGGAGCGGTTGAATGTGCTCGAGCGCATCGAACGCATCGCGCGCCGGGTCCGCGTACCGGGGCACACCGTGATCAATGAGCTGCGCGCCCAAGCGACCACGACAGAGCTGGGCGACACACTGGGGGGTGCGCTGGCCGAACGGCTACGCATCAGCACCGCCGATGCCGGGCGCCGAGTCGCCGAGGCCGCCGATCTTGGGGAGCGTCGGGCGCTGACCGGGGAAGCGTTGACACCCACCTTGGGCGCCACTGCGGCCGCCCAGCGCCGGGGGTTGATCGGCGAGGCCCACGTGCGGATCATCCGCAGTTTTTTCGCCGAGCTGCCCGCCGAGATCGACCCGGGCACCCGCGCGCATGTCGAAGCCGACCTGGCCTCTCAGGCCAGCAGGTTTGGCCCCGGCGAGTTGCAGCAGTACGCGCGCCGGGCCATGGGCTGGCTCAACCCCGACGGCACACTCAAAGATGGCGAGCGTGCCCGCAAACGCGGCATCATCCTCGGGCCCCAGCAATACGACGGGATGTCGGCGCTGCGCGGCTATTTGACGCCGGAGTTGCGGGCCACCTTTGAACCCGTGCTGGCCAAGCTGGGCGCCCCCGGGGCGTGTAACCCCGACGACGAGACACCGATCATCGACGAGGTTCCCGACCAGGACGCGGTGCGCCGCGATCTGCGCACCCCGGCCCAACGCAACCACGACGCCCTGCTGGCCGGGCTGCGCGCCCTGCTGGCCTGCGGAAAGCTGGGCTGCCACAACGGGCTGCCGGTCTCGGTCGTGGTCACCACCACCCTGCACGACCTCGAAGCTGCCGCCGGCAAGGGCGTCAGCGGGGGTGGGTCGCTGGTGCCGATGTCGGATCTGATCCGCATGGCCAGCCACGCCCACCACTACCTGGCGATCTTCGACCGCGGCAAAGCCCTAGCCTTGCATCACACCAAGCGGCTGGCCTCCCCCGCCCAACGCATCATGCTGTACTCCAAAGACCGCGGCTGCACCAAACCCGGCTGTGACGCCCCGGCATATCACAGCCAGGTCCACCACGTCACCGGCTGGACGGCCACCCATCGCAGCGACATCGACGACCTCACCTTGGCCTGCGGCCCCGATAACCGACTCGTCGAAAAAGGCTGGACCACCCGCAAAAACGCCCACGGCGACACCGAATGGCTGCCCCCGGCCCACCTCGACCACGGACAACCCCGCACCAACACCTACCACCACCCCGAACGAAACCTCAACTACGACCAAGACGACGACCCCGTTTGA
- a CDS encoding TIGR03619 family F420-dependent LLM class oxidoreductase, producing MKFAFPVPHMLRLKAISQPWEGAVTGPDQRRMMRCADQWGYDMIAVPEHFVIPTDHVELSGPHYLHSTVAQAFIAGATERVAVNSCITILPLQHPIVLAKALATADWMSGGRMMVTFGVGWLPREFELVGVPFNERGRIADEYLAAIVELWTSDAPSFDGRFVSFADIAFEPKPVQKPYLPIWIGGDADAALRRAATFGSGWWPFLTPPEQIAEKLDYIKSQPSYDGRSFEVMHGLGTNRVGEGHVARRDTSDRPGMSSAQIVDRLGWLAEQGVTMTAVPVPAVGGVDEYLDYAQWVIEEIKPQLT from the coding sequence ATGAAATTCGCCTTCCCCGTTCCGCACATGCTGCGTCTCAAGGCTATTTCGCAACCCTGGGAAGGTGCCGTCACGGGCCCCGATCAACGGCGCATGATGCGGTGCGCCGACCAGTGGGGCTACGACATGATCGCGGTGCCCGAACATTTCGTCATCCCCACCGACCATGTCGAGTTGTCGGGGCCGCACTACCTGCATTCGACGGTCGCCCAGGCCTTCATCGCCGGCGCCACCGAGCGGGTCGCCGTCAATTCCTGCATCACCATCCTGCCGCTGCAGCATCCGATCGTGCTGGCCAAAGCGCTGGCCACCGCGGACTGGATGAGTGGCGGCCGGATGATGGTCACCTTCGGAGTGGGGTGGCTGCCACGGGAGTTCGAGCTCGTCGGCGTGCCCTTCAACGAACGCGGCCGGATCGCCGACGAGTACCTGGCGGCTATCGTCGAACTGTGGACCAGTGACGCGCCTTCGTTCGACGGCCGCTTCGTGTCGTTCGCCGACATCGCCTTCGAGCCGAAACCCGTTCAAAAGCCCTATCTTCCAATCTGGATCGGTGGCGATGCCGACGCCGCGTTGCGCAGGGCCGCCACCTTCGGGTCGGGGTGGTGGCCGTTCCTCACGCCCCCCGAGCAGATCGCCGAGAAGCTCGACTACATCAAGTCCCAACCGTCTTATGACGGCCGGTCTTTCGAGGTGATGCACGGCCTGGGCACCAACCGCGTCGGCGAGGGACACGTGGCCCGCCGCGACACCAGCGATCGCCCGGGCATGAGTTCGGCGCAGATCGTCGACCGGTTGGGCTGGCTCGCCGAGCAGGGCGTGACGATGACCGCGGTTCCCGTTCCCGCCGTCGGCGGGGTGGACGAGTACCTCGACTACGCGCAGTGGGTCATCGAGGAGATCAAGCCGCAGCTCACCTGA
- a CDS encoding PadR family transcriptional regulator — protein sequence MDSEPDPASKKPTQAALAATSRALLCMMSYEEEISGYDLKKWIDWSVDLYYWSPSYSQIYTELKKLEGLGLVTSRVERDEGTRTRRLYKITEAGMAAAIEWVNDAPVDPPVLKHSVLLRVTFGHLTNPARLKELLQEHVAFADARHRKAVEDADGAEGEPAWAYSVIALRWAAKYYAAEREFALELMKDIDEADAVLKKAEKGGFGKARPTPGYWREIEKQVQAKRDAD from the coding sequence GTGGACTCCGAACCGGACCCTGCGAGCAAAAAGCCGACGCAGGCGGCCTTGGCCGCGACCAGTCGGGCTTTGCTGTGCATGATGTCCTACGAAGAGGAGATCTCGGGCTACGACCTCAAGAAGTGGATCGACTGGAGTGTCGATCTGTACTACTGGAGCCCGTCCTACAGCCAGATCTATACGGAGCTGAAGAAGCTGGAGGGCCTGGGGCTCGTCACGTCGCGCGTCGAGCGTGACGAGGGCACCCGCACCCGACGCCTCTACAAGATCACCGAAGCCGGCATGGCGGCCGCAATCGAGTGGGTCAACGATGCGCCGGTGGACCCGCCTGTGCTCAAACACAGTGTGCTGCTGCGGGTTACGTTCGGCCACCTGACCAATCCGGCCCGGCTCAAGGAACTACTGCAAGAACATGTGGCCTTCGCAGACGCGCGCCACCGCAAGGCGGTCGAGGATGCCGACGGCGCCGAGGGCGAACCCGCGTGGGCGTATTCGGTGATCGCGTTGCGGTGGGCAGCCAAGTACTACGCCGCCGAGCGTGAGTTCGCCCTGGAACTCATGAAGGACATCGACGAGGCCGACGCCGTGCTGAAGAAGGCGGAGAAGGGCGGCTTCGGGAAGGCGCGCCCCACCCCGGGGTATTGGCGAGAAATCGAGAAGCAGGTCCAGGCGAAGCGCGACGCCGACTAG
- a CDS encoding ferredoxin: protein MAQDWSARADNRLADMPMVPITCRECGARVLARKSSWNQTSVQWNERASARCSERREAERLAAHHHGPFLVCAALRDSIQAAVATGELAVVDPLG from the coding sequence ATGGCGCAGGACTGGTCCGCCAGGGCCGACAACCGGCTGGCCGACATGCCGATGGTCCCGATCACGTGCCGCGAGTGCGGTGCGCGGGTGTTGGCCCGCAAAAGCAGCTGGAACCAGACGAGTGTGCAGTGGAATGAGCGCGCTTCGGCGCGCTGTAGCGAGCGCCGTGAGGCCGAGCGCCTGGCTGCTCACCATCACGGGCCGTTCCTGGTGTGCGCGGCGTTGCGCGATTCCATCCAGGCCGCCGTGGCCACAGGGGAATTGGCGGTCGTCGACCCCCTAGGCTGA
- a CDS encoding Rieske 2Fe-2S domain-containing protein: MTSQTEADEVRLIEAQAAPTRFARGWHCLGLIRDFADGKPHAINAFGQKLVVFRSGDGSINVLDSYCRHMGGDLSQGEVKGDEIACPFHDWRWGGDGRCKQVPYSRRTPKLARTQAWTTLQQDGLLFVWNDPERKPPPAEVTIPRIEGATSDRWTDWHWYTTVVGSNCREIIDNVVDMAHFFYIHGSLPTYFKNIFEGHVATQYMNGGSRPDMGGTGSQMLGTTSVASYYGPSFMVDDLTYHYEHGDANTILINCHYPIDANSFVLQYGIIVKKSEVMPDDQAMATAITLGDYVKLGFEQDVEIWRHKARIDNPLLVEEDGPVYQLRRWYQQFYVDVADVQPDMVDRFEFELDTTRPYEAWMKEVEANLAAQAAGSV, translated from the coding sequence ATGACGTCGCAGACTGAGGCCGACGAGGTTCGGCTGATAGAGGCGCAGGCCGCGCCGACGCGGTTCGCCCGGGGCTGGCACTGCTTGGGACTGATCCGGGACTTCGCCGACGGCAAGCCCCACGCGATCAACGCATTCGGACAGAAGCTCGTCGTCTTCCGCAGCGGTGACGGCAGCATCAACGTACTCGACAGCTATTGCCGGCACATGGGGGGAGACCTGTCCCAGGGCGAGGTGAAGGGCGACGAGATCGCGTGCCCCTTCCACGACTGGCGCTGGGGCGGCGACGGCCGCTGCAAGCAGGTGCCCTACAGCCGTCGCACCCCCAAACTGGCGCGCACCCAAGCCTGGACGACGCTGCAGCAGGACGGGTTGCTGTTCGTGTGGAACGACCCCGAGCGCAAACCGCCGCCAGCGGAGGTCACGATCCCGCGCATCGAGGGCGCCACCAGCGACCGGTGGACCGACTGGCATTGGTACACCACCGTCGTGGGTAGTAACTGCCGCGAAATCATCGACAACGTCGTGGATATGGCGCACTTCTTCTACATTCACGGCTCGTTGCCCACGTACTTCAAGAACATCTTCGAGGGGCACGTGGCCACCCAATACATGAACGGTGGGAGCCGGCCGGACATGGGCGGCACCGGGTCGCAGATGCTGGGAACGACGTCGGTGGCGTCCTATTACGGTCCCTCGTTCATGGTCGACGACCTGACGTATCACTACGAGCATGGTGATGCCAACACGATCCTCATCAATTGCCACTACCCGATCGATGCGAATTCCTTTGTGCTGCAATATGGCATCATCGTGAAGAAGTCGGAGGTGATGCCCGACGACCAGGCGATGGCGACCGCGATCACCCTCGGCGACTACGTCAAGCTCGGCTTCGAGCAGGACGTCGAGATCTGGCGGCACAAGGCGCGCATCGACAACCCGCTCCTGGTCGAGGAGGACGGGCCGGTCTATCAACTGCGTCGCTGGTATCAGCAGTTCTATGTCGACGTCGCCGACGTGCAACCGGACATGGTGGATCGCTTCGAGTTCGAACTCGACACGACCCGGCCCTACGAAGCTTGGATGAAGGAGGTCGAGGCGAACCTCGCGGCCCAGGCGGCGGGTTCGGTGTGA
- a CDS encoding 3-ketosteroid-delta-1-dehydrogenase gives MTTRSTTIPAGLPVADTAVDLLVVGSGTGMAAALAAHESGLSALIVEKSSYVGGSTARSGGALWLPASPVLAEAAAGDTAERAGAYLDSVVAGSAPAQRSAAFLAHVSATVDMLRRTTPLRLFWARDYSDYHPEEPGGSAAGRTCECRPFDTALLGEYRTRLEPGLMEVSIPMPTTGADYRWMNLVARMPRKGIPTYGKRLAQGVAGRMLGRRYAAGGQGLAAGLFTGVLRAGIPLWTDTALVRLADDGERVTGAVVEHGGREVTITARRGVVLATGGFDHSMDMRWKFQSESLGADLSLGAAANTGDGIRAGQEIGAGIDLMDQAWWFPAIAPLPGKAPAVMLAERSLPGCLIVSQNGRRFANEATDYMTFGQRVLELERSGSPVEAMWIIFDQQYRNSYVFGAELFPRMRVPQAWYDAGIATRADNLTDLGARIGVPVSAFFETMTRFNHHAAVGEDPDFGRGRSAYDRYYGDPTIAPNPNLRPLVKGPFYAVKVVLSDLGTCGGLKTDERARVLREDGGVIAGLYAIGNTAANAFGTTYPGAGATIAQGLVYGYIAAQDAGRRHQT, from the coding sequence GTGACGACGCGCAGCACGACGATCCCTGCCGGTCTTCCCGTGGCCGACACCGCCGTTGATCTGCTCGTCGTCGGTTCCGGCACCGGCATGGCCGCGGCGCTGGCCGCCCACGAATCCGGGCTGTCGGCGTTGATCGTGGAGAAATCGTCGTATGTGGGCGGCTCGACCGCCCGGTCGGGCGGCGCGCTGTGGCTGCCCGCCAGCCCGGTGCTGGCGGAGGCCGCCGCCGGCGACACCGCCGAACGCGCCGGTGCCTACCTGGACTCGGTGGTCGCCGGGTCGGCGCCCGCGCAGCGGTCCGCCGCGTTCCTGGCGCACGTGTCGGCGACGGTGGACATGCTGCGCCGCACAACGCCGTTGCGGCTGTTCTGGGCCCGCGACTATTCGGACTACCACCCCGAGGAACCGGGCGGCAGCGCGGCCGGGCGCACCTGCGAATGCCGCCCGTTCGATACCGCGCTCCTCGGCGAGTACCGCACCCGGCTGGAGCCTGGCCTGATGGAGGTCAGTATTCCGATGCCGACGACGGGCGCGGACTACCGCTGGATGAACCTCGTCGCGCGGATGCCACGCAAGGGCATTCCCACGTACGGCAAGCGATTGGCACAGGGCGTGGCGGGCCGCATGCTGGGCCGGCGTTACGCGGCGGGTGGCCAGGGCCTGGCGGCCGGGCTGTTCACCGGGGTGCTGCGCGCCGGGATCCCCCTGTGGACCGACACCGCGCTCGTAAGGCTCGCCGACGACGGTGAACGCGTGACCGGCGCCGTCGTCGAACACGGCGGCCGCGAGGTGACGATCACCGCCCGGCGCGGCGTCGTCCTGGCCACCGGCGGTTTCGACCACAGCATGGACATGCGGTGGAAGTTTCAATCGGAATCGCTGGGCGCCGATCTCAGCCTCGGCGCCGCGGCCAACACCGGCGACGGCATCCGCGCCGGGCAGGAAATCGGCGCCGGCATCGACTTGATGGATCAGGCGTGGTGGTTCCCCGCTATCGCGCCACTGCCCGGCAAGGCGCCCGCGGTGATGTTGGCCGAGCGTTCGTTGCCTGGCTGCCTGATCGTGAGCCAGAACGGGCGCAGGTTCGCCAATGAAGCGACCGATTACATGACGTTCGGGCAGCGGGTGCTCGAGCTGGAGCGCTCCGGTAGTCCGGTCGAGGCGATGTGGATCATTTTCGATCAGCAGTACCGCAACAGTTATGTCTTTGGCGCCGAACTGTTTCCGCGCATGCGTGTGCCGCAGGCCTGGTACGACGCCGGCATCGCGACCCGGGCCGACAACCTCACCGACCTGGGCGCGCGGATCGGCGTGCCGGTCTCGGCGTTCTTCGAGACGATGACGCGGTTCAACCACCATGCCGCCGTCGGTGAGGACCCCGACTTCGGCCGCGGCCGCAGCGCGTACGACCGCTATTACGGCGACCCGACGATCGCGCCGAATCCGAACCTGCGTCCGTTGGTCAAGGGCCCTTTCTACGCCGTGAAGGTGGTGCTGTCCGACCTGGGCACCTGCGGTGGCCTGAAGACCGACGAGCGGGCTCGGGTGCTGCGCGAGGACGGCGGGGTGATCGCCGGGTTGTATGCGATCGGCAACACCGCCGCGAACGCCTTCGGCACGACGTATCCGGGTGCGGGCGCGACGATCGCGCAGGGGTTGGTGTACGGCTACATCGCGGCCCAGGACGCGGGTCGGCGCCACCAGACCTAG
- a CDS encoding APC family permease, whose amino-acid sequence MIGAGIFAALGPAARAAGSGLLLGLALAAVVAYCNATSSARLAARYPASGGTYVYGQRRLGEFWGYLAGWGFVVGKTASCAAMALTVGAYVWPAQAHAVAVAAVVVLTAVNYAGVQKSAWLTRVIVALVLAVLVALIAVAFGSRRAGFDPLPAGGTAGGVVQAAGLLFFAFAGYARIATLGEEVRDPARTIPRAIPLALTIALAVYALVAVATLSVLGPTRLAQSAAPLVETARAAGAGGLVPVVQAGAAVAAVGSLLALILGVSRTTLAMARDRHLPHPLAAVHPRTRVPHRAELLIGVVVAVLAATTDLRDAIGFSSFAVLIYYAVANASAFTLGRDEGRPPRVIPVIGLLGCVLLAFAMPRWSVLSGVAVLGVGAAAYALRRIMSRIALRRNGSAP is encoded by the coding sequence ATGATCGGCGCCGGGATTTTCGCCGCGCTGGGTCCCGCGGCGCGCGCCGCCGGTTCGGGATTGCTGCTGGGGCTGGCGCTCGCGGCCGTGGTGGCCTATTGCAACGCCACGTCCTCCGCGCGACTCGCGGCCCGCTATCCCGCCTCGGGCGGCACCTACGTCTACGGCCAGAGACGGCTGGGCGAGTTCTGGGGATACCTGGCGGGGTGGGGCTTCGTCGTCGGCAAGACCGCCTCGTGCGCGGCGATGGCCCTGACCGTCGGCGCCTACGTCTGGCCGGCGCAGGCGCATGCGGTGGCCGTGGCGGCGGTGGTCGTGCTGACCGCGGTGAACTACGCCGGAGTGCAGAAGTCGGCGTGGCTGACCCGCGTCATCGTCGCGCTGGTGCTGGCCGTGCTGGTGGCGCTGATCGCCGTCGCGTTCGGCTCGAGACGGGCCGGCTTTGATCCGCTCCCGGCGGGCGGGACCGCCGGCGGTGTGGTGCAGGCCGCGGGGCTGCTGTTCTTCGCCTTCGCCGGCTATGCGCGCATCGCGACCCTGGGCGAGGAGGTGCGCGACCCCGCCCGCACCATTCCGCGCGCGATACCGCTGGCGCTGACCATCGCCCTCGCCGTCTACGCCCTGGTGGCCGTCGCGACGCTGTCCGTGCTCGGGCCGACTCGCCTGGCGCAGAGCGCCGCGCCGCTGGTCGAAACCGCCCGCGCGGCGGGCGCGGGCGGGCTGGTTCCCGTGGTTCAGGCGGGCGCGGCGGTCGCGGCGGTGGGCTCGCTGCTGGCGTTGATTCTCGGCGTCTCGCGCACCACCTTGGCCATGGCCCGCGACCGCCATCTTCCCCACCCGCTGGCCGCCGTGCACCCGCGAACTCGGGTGCCGCACCGCGCCGAACTGCTGATCGGCGTCGTCGTCGCGGTCCTGGCCGCCACCACCGACCTTCGCGACGCCATCGGCTTTTCCTCGTTCGCCGTGCTGATCTACTACGCGGTCGCCAATGCCTCCGCATTCACCCTCGGGCGCGACGAGGGCCGCCCACCCCGGGTCATCCCGGTGATCGGACTGCTTGGGTGCGTGCTGCTGGCGTTCGCGATGCCGCGGTGGTCGGTGCTGTCCGGGGTGGCGGTGTTGGGCGTCGGTGCCGCCGCCTATGCGCTACGGCGGATCATGTCTCGAATTGCGTTGCGGCGCAATGGGAGTGCACCGTGA
- a CDS encoding FAD-dependent oxidoreductase: MNRKRVVVAGLGDAGVLAAIKLSRHADVVGISAKPALVSGQELGVRLSRPHDWARDYWIPFDRFRRLDRVRTVQATLTGVDLGARIVFGRGQDGVTVTEAYDALVISTGVSNGFWRQPSLQSADEIGAGLRAAHDRLTAAKSVIVVGGGAAAVSSALNMATTWPGKRIDLYFPGKSALQGHHPRIWQRIRARLSALGVGIHPGHRAVLAEGFGGDELTDEPVRWSTGQSPAVADAVLWAIGRVRPNTDWLPPELLDERGFVRVTPELRVPGQRAVFALGDVAATDPLRSSARNRGDALVARNLLAEFAGRPLRTYRAPTRRWGSLVGIQPNGLEVFLPTGHAFRFPSWSVERVVMPWFVRWGMYRGVRQNNPLG; this comes from the coding sequence ATGAACCGAAAGCGCGTCGTCGTCGCGGGCCTCGGGGACGCGGGCGTCCTCGCGGCGATCAAGCTGTCCCGGCATGCCGACGTCGTCGGGATCTCGGCCAAACCCGCGCTGGTGAGCGGCCAGGAACTCGGCGTCCGGCTGTCCCGCCCGCACGACTGGGCCCGCGATTACTGGATCCCGTTCGACCGGTTCCGGCGCCTGGATCGCGTCCGCACCGTGCAGGCCACGCTGACCGGAGTGGACTTGGGCGCCCGCATCGTCTTCGGCCGAGGCCAAGACGGCGTGACGGTCACGGAGGCCTACGACGCGCTGGTCATCTCGACCGGCGTCAGCAACGGATTCTGGCGCCAGCCGTCGTTGCAGTCCGCCGACGAGATCGGCGCGGGACTGCGCGCCGCGCACGACCGGCTGACCGCAGCCAAGTCCGTGATCGTGGTGGGTGGCGGCGCGGCGGCCGTCAGCAGCGCGCTCAACATGGCGACCACCTGGCCGGGCAAGCGGATCGACCTCTACTTCCCCGGCAAGTCCGCTCTGCAGGGCCATCACCCGCGGATCTGGCAGCGCATTCGCGCCCGTTTGAGCGCGCTGGGCGTCGGCATCCACCCGGGCCACCGCGCGGTGCTCGCAGAAGGCTTCGGCGGCGACGAACTCACCGACGAACCGGTGCGCTGGAGCACCGGGCAATCCCCGGCCGTCGCCGACGCCGTGCTGTGGGCGATCGGACGGGTGCGGCCCAACACCGATTGGCTGCCACCGGAATTGCTCGACGAGCGCGGGTTTGTGCGCGTCACACCGGAACTGCGGGTGCCCGGTCAGCGGGCCGTCTTCGCGCTCGGCGACGTCGCGGCCACCGACCCGCTCCGCAGCTCCGCCCGCAACCGCGGCGACGCCCTGGTAGCGCGAAACCTGCTCGCCGAGTTCGCGGGCCGCCCGCTGCGCACCTACCGCGCGCCGACGCGGCGATGGGGTTCGTTGGTCGGCATCCAACCCAACGGCCTGGAGGTCTTCCTGCCCACCGGCCACGCCTTCCGCTTCCCGTCCTGGTCGGTCGAACGCGTGGTCATGCCATGGTTCGTGCGTTGGGGCATGTATCGCGGAGTGCGCCAGAACAACCCACTCGGGTGA
- a CDS encoding pyrimidine reductase family protein, translated as MDQPPRVSTVPSIVELAPFYADPPDGLRANMIFSADGAAAFGGRAGPLSCPTDQRLLRTLRGLADVVLVGAGTARAENYGPVKLTDAARARRHHEGRFEPPPIAVVSRSGDLPDRLFSDPAQPPILVTCARTAARFADDDRLRLLVAGEDTVDVALAVAMLREQGMRRILCEGGPTLLDELVEADAVTELCVTLAPRLAASQPVGYRVHPARLTAPVTMRLAHALVCDDYLFLKYNR; from the coding sequence GTGGACCAGCCTCCCCGGGTCAGCACCGTCCCCAGCATCGTCGAACTCGCGCCCTTCTATGCCGATCCCCCGGATGGCCTGCGCGCCAACATGATCTTCAGCGCCGACGGCGCAGCCGCGTTCGGCGGGCGCGCCGGCCCCCTGTCGTGTCCCACCGATCAACGGCTGCTGAGAACCCTGCGCGGGCTGGCCGACGTCGTCCTGGTCGGGGCGGGCACCGCACGCGCCGAAAACTATGGCCCGGTGAAACTCACCGACGCGGCGCGGGCGAGGCGGCACCATGAGGGGCGATTCGAGCCCCCGCCCATCGCCGTCGTCAGCCGCAGCGGCGACCTGCCCGACCGGCTGTTCAGCGATCCCGCACAACCACCGATCCTGGTGACCTGCGCGCGAACCGCGGCGCGTTTCGCGGACGACGACCGGCTGCGCCTCCTGGTCGCCGGTGAGGACACCGTGGACGTGGCGCTGGCCGTCGCGATGCTGCGCGAGCAGGGCATGCGCCGCATCCTGTGCGAGGGTGGGCCGACCCTGCTCGACGAGCTGGTGGAGGCAGACGCCGTGACCGAACTGTGCGTCACGCTGGCCCCCAGACTCGCCGCGAGCCAGCCGGTGGGTTACCGCGTGCACCCGGCGCGGCTGACCGCGCCGGTCACGATGCGCCTGGCGCACGCGTTGGTCTGCGACGATTACCTGTTCCTGAAGTACAACCGCTGA